A region from the Desulfuromonadales bacterium genome encodes:
- a CDS encoding AMP-binding protein: MIEVPFRSVPALLKSNATRFAGQPAVSFKRGGKWTVLTYAQLYERVLMAARGLRKAGVRPGDRVAILSENRVGWAIADLGTQTVRAVTVPIYATNTPEQIEYVLNHAEAK; the protein is encoded by the coding sequence ATGATCGAAGTCCCGTTCAGGTCGGTGCCGGCACTGCTGAAGTCGAACGCGACCAGGTTTGCCGGGCAGCCGGCGGTCAGTTTCAAAAGGGGGGGCAAATGGACTGTCCTGACTTATGCCCAGCTGTACGAGCGCGTCCTGATGGCGGCGCGCGGGCTGCGCAAGGCGGGAGTGCGACCCGGCGACCGGGTGGCGATCCTGTCGGAAAACCGGGTCGGCTGGGCCATCGCCGATCTCGGCACCCAGACCGTCCGCGCCGTCACGGTGCCGATCTACGCCACCAATACCCCGGAACAGATCGAATACGTTCTCAACCACGCCGAGGCGAAG
- a CDS encoding NfeD family protein: protein MSRRRITRRVVTRYAMLQLPALLLLIISLLALRHWSVIPSWVFWAGTAVWIVKDVLLFPFVWRAYDPDAPSAANAMVGRRGVAVQRLEPSGYIQVGGELWNAELEAGETAVEAGETVLVQEVRGLTLRVRREGDARGGTERTNHSLTS from the coding sequence ATGAGCAGACGGCGCATCACCAGACGAGTCGTAACCAGATACGCGATGCTGCAGCTCCCGGCCTTGCTCCTGCTGATCATCAGTCTGCTGGCGTTGCGGCACTGGAGCGTGATCCCCTCCTGGGTGTTCTGGGCCGGCACCGCGGTCTGGATCGTCAAGGACGTCCTGCTGTTTCCCTTCGTCTGGCGCGCCTATGATCCGGATGCCCCGTCTGCCGCCAACGCCATGGTCGGCAGGCGCGGCGTGGCCGTGCAGCGCCTGGAGCCTTCGGGGTATATTCAGGTCGGCGGCGAGCTTTGGAATGCGGAGCTGGAGGCAGGCGAGACGGCGGTGGAGGCGGGGGAAACGGTTCTGGTGCAGGAGGTCCGGGGGCTGACTTTGCGGGTAAGGCGGGAGGGGGATGCGCGGGGAGGGACGGAACGGACGAACCATTCTCTTACTTCGTGA